The window TCATTTACACATCTAATTATTTAAAgagtttaaattatatatatcGTTAGTGTAAGAAATTTGCACATATTTATTGTAACAAGGTATAAtgctacaacaacatacccagtgtaatcctacaagtggggtctggtaaggatagagtgtacgcagatcttacatCTACTTGGTAGGTAAAGAtgttgtttccaatagaccctcggctTAAAGAAAGGCAAACAAAAGCAATCCGGATAAAGAAATAACTCAAACATAAAGGAACAATAGATAATAACAAAAACCAGCCTGGAAAAACAAAGAAATGATAACACAACTGCGAGAAAATCATACTATAATCGAAGGCCAAGACACATCATATAATAAAACAATTTATAAtgcttatttttaaaattataaatttcACATTTTAAGGACATTTCTCGATAAATGACCCGAGAGTAtaaaaaatactccctccattccataataagtggtgttttaggcATTTTAGTTTTTTCTAAAATAAGTGGTGCTTTAAGATTTCAAGAAGACTTTAGGCAGATTCTTCCAAGATTACCCTTATTTAAATAGTCAAGATTCACTAactactttttctttttctagaaaGTAGTAAAACTTAGGTGCCttttggccataaataccaaaaacaaattcactttttttggaatttttgaagttggagttgtgtttggtcatagtttttgaaattgtagtttttggtgaaatgtagtgtaaaaaagtaaaaatttttttaaaaacaagtttttcttgtttttggtattccagaatacaactccggagttgtattccgaatatttatggccaaacgcctaaaagtaaaaaaggtgaaaaaaaatttcgaaaaaaaatgaataattttttatggccaaacggctacTTAATTAGgagtaagttagtaaaaacattCTTATTTTTTTAGGAGTGAATAATTTCTTAAGAGATATACATGAGTTTAAAAAgtcacttattatgaaatggagGAGTACCATATAGTTAAACTCTTTATTAAAACCCAATCATAGTCCGACACTTTTATTTTTGTCTCGTAAAAGGAAAAAGTAAGTATTCTTTTACAATCACTAGACCACATTGATTGTGTAACAAGTCCTTGATTATGATTGGCCCCTCAAATAGGTATAAATAGCATTCAATTTTGGACACCATAGACAGAGTACCTCTTTTCTTCCTCCTTAGTGATTCTCTAGTAGACTCTGACATATTTCCTCTTTAtttcctccctttttttttttaacgccTTTGAAAGTGACATCCATCTGTGCACCCCTTTTTAGCACTTCTTTGACTGCCTAAAAAATCACTCGTGACCCTTGCTCTTCTCTTGGTCTTTTAAAACTCTGTTTCGCAAGTGCTCCATTTTAACTTGTAACTTGTTGTGATGTGGCAAATTCGGGGTTTTCTTCTTTTTGGTGCATACAAGGTTTGTACTCACATTTGCTGTAACACTTTTTGAGAAGAATTCTTCTTTTGAATTTGCCTAAACTGAGTTTAATGGACATAGAGGATTCATACAGCGAGCCAAATTAGTGTGGGAAGTGCAGTTGTTGGTAAGAGGGTTTGGAATTGACTACTCAAATCACTTTTTAGGACAATAAAATAAACGAAAAAGGCTCGCCCTTAAAGTATTCAAAATTGAGCTGATATATCCTTTGTTGATAGTTTAACTCACTTATGCCTTTACACTTCGATAGTCGGTCCAACTATGCTTTTAATTTAGCTGGAACCCCCAATTAAACTAATTAGTTGATTATAAGCGAAAGATGGCTGAATATGTGCTTATAGTATGGGGAATTGAGCATATATATCATTTGTTGATAGTTTAGCTTACTTATGCCCTTATACTTCAATAGTTGGTCTAAATATGCTCTTAATTTAGTTGGAGCCTCCAATTAACCTCATTAGCTGTTTAATAACGAAGTATTCCCTTAAAGTATGCGAAATTTAGCATATATGCCTTCTGTTAATAATACTTACGAATGATAGCCAATCATATCTGATTTTATAAGAGTGTTGTTCCACTGTGAAAATTGTCTTGAGGATTGCTGTTATTTCGGAAAATTATTGAGTCAAAAGCAGTGGGAATTTGCGTGCTAAGGATGGATCCTCCTTCACAGTGGAGGGAAGCTGGCtagtttagtaaaaaaaaaaagttaaaatttcGGTCATCAGAGCTTCAACTTTCCTAGCAAACAATATTTATCCTAGTTGTTTTATTGTTAAATTGAAGTTTCCAACTTTATGTCTGTTCTTGCCTTTTTGTTTTTCCTTCTAACATTATGTCCTCTTATATATATTAAATGTTTTTTGCTTACCTGCAGGGTCTTAGTTTCTTTTGGATTTCTATAATGGACGGTGGGGACCTCGAATTCTCTAACCAAGAAATGTTGTCAAGTTCTAGTTTTGGTGAAATTCCAGAATGTAGTTCGGTGAAGAAGCTTTTCAATGAAATTCTCCCGGACATGCATGCTTGTATTCATACGCACACTTGCAATCCACCTGGTCCTGATAACTCACATACACACACTTGTTACCATGTTCATACCAAGGTTGTTCCTCCCCCTGCCCCATGTGAGAATGATAAGATCCTCAGTGACGACACTACTGCAGAGTCTAATAGAGGAAAGAGAAAACGCCCTTTGAGTAATAAGGAAGCAGTTTGTAGGTACCGTGAGAAAAATAAGGCTCGGATTGCATCATTAGAGGATGGGTTAGTCAGGTTAGGAGCTATAAATCAGCAACTGTTGAAGAGGCTGCAGGGTCAAGCTGCCTTGGAAGCTGGGATTTCCAGGCTCAAGTGCTTGCTCGTGGACATCCGAGGAAGAATTGAAGGTGAAATTGGATCATTTCCGTACCAGAAGCCAATGGAAATTGGGAACTTTAATCAGAATCTTGTTAATCCTAACCTCCATGGAGCTTATGTGATGAACCCTTGCAACCTACAACGTGATGATCAGGTTTATAATTGCCTCCAACCGGGTTCAGAAGAGCTAACTGATCAAGGCGTTAATAGTTGTGGATTTGGACTTAAGGAGGTTCCTGGATGTGCATTGGGGTATGGTACTCCTACTGCCAGCGTTTCTCATGGGAATAAAAGAACAGGTGAAATTCACATTCATTTGCATTACTTATTTTTGGCATATTATCTGAAAATTGGTCTACACCTGAACTTAAGAAACCTTCCTCctcttacaacaacaacaacatacccagtgtaatcccacaagtgaggtctggggagggtagagtgtacacagaccttaaccctaccttgggaggtagagaggcacCTTCCTCCTCTTAGTTTACAAGAAATCTTTCATGAAAATAGGATCTCATCTTGTTAAATCATATCAGATGTAGATTAGCCTGATTCCTATATCCTTTGAATCGGGGCTCGTTAATCACAGGAAATGATAACCGATGAAGATCTCTTAGTAGGTCAGGTAAAACGCTTTACAAATGTCATGCAAAGAAACTTCCTAATCTGTTAAAACTAGAAATTTATATGGTTCATTATTGTTCAGGAGCAAATTTGACCCTTGCCCTAAACTCAATGGCTCAAGGTTCTATTTTTCCTACGTATGAATGACAAGTCGCTGATTATATTGTACTTGTATTGTTCCAGTAATTTAAGACATTAGGATCTGTCATTAACAACGCAACTTAAATAAACATTTATATTTTAGATTTTAATTTCATATTAATCTTGGAGACAATGGTTTAAATTTGAAGTTATATAATCCAAACATCATAGACTTAAAAGTTTGACTAGCTATGCAAATTCTATTCTTCTCTTAAGATACTTTTCCCCCTTGATACTGGCATTGCTAAAGAAATTTTTATGTAGTCCCCAAATTCCAAAGAGGTTTTTTCATTTCTATGTAAGAATATCTATTTATGTCTGAACGTTGTTATTGACATTTTTAATTCATAATTAGAATGAGTCATTCTGTATATTAGTTGGACCGGTAGCAAAAAGAAGCAAAGTATATGTTTGAGTAAGCTGACTGATAGAATGAGTATAGTACGACGTTTCAGCTGTGCTTTCGTACCTTTCAAGCCTGGATCcggcacttttgtaacccaaaaaaaaaaaaaaaaaaaattggaaccaaactaacccattaaaaaaaaaataaaaaattaggcttcacgcacaaaatctgtgctTGAAACCCATACCTAAAACCCCCGACCCCAACGTTTATTCTTTGGaattcaaactcaaaattaaggtttttttcatactttgatcgAAGATTATTCACGTTTCAAAACactggaatataaatattttatataaaacttcatattttttttagtgtacaataatatcggcttattacatcaagtatacatatacagttggatcgtcgttttaggggttgtaaagtgctccgaaatacgtttgaaaacttgttatatttaggtttaagtgtcatattttatagggttttgattaatctcttttgttttactcccaaagatatgaaagtacttttttggttcaagaaagatagagaagaaaaaattactctgctttgtattaggtttttttttattattttatgtcttttttattttgttattgtattgtgtaatcggcaccttttgaatgtgcaaaaataaatataatatttaaaaataattccaatacgagaggttcataataattgaaaaatatttcattccattagcaacgaaatacatcattaaattacaatagacttaaaacaaatcaagttctagacactcttctacttccagatgtgctgccaccacgggagttttgcccacatgaaTGCTTGtcatgcccaaattgcttacatgtcgagcacttgTGAGAGTAAGTTTTTTCGCTAACGtccatttgattgtgataacggGTTAGCTTATTTTTTTCCAATTTACGGATATGATTTTTGTTCGCAATCATAGAAAACGGCGCggctggccaataagcttgatcatCAAGAAGACGGAAGTGGCCAGAATATGCTTTAAGGTAttttacgaccttatattcctCCGCCACATAATCAATTACATTTCTGGCTattctctcaaagcacttgactgcatgagaacatagaatgtggtacgtttgccacttaccacaagtgcatgattttgtacgctcagtaacaatatgtttgtttcctcctttGCCGTCGCAATAGcccgttctaacttcatacagtcgttgaacgacgtcatactcggtcatttagtgaccctctgcctttcttctatggtgctccatctttttgtagggctttggcatccatgttctCTCGTCGGCTAATATAGCTCTGGTCTGCCttgtcctatccgcaaatcgctccacggcctgcctgaaagttagtcttaccattgcggtgacaggtagtcctcgagtagATTTAAGGAGTCCATTAAAAGACTCCGAGCTGTTCGTTGTGAGCAAGCCCCATCTCCTTCCTCCATCAACataaagcgtccatttttcaacttctaatttcatcaaccaaacatatgcctcttcactcacttcccttagcagttccatttttgcagcccattttctttgttgatgctacatcgcagccccccacatcaatttgtttacagtgccatttccaaactttgtttgcaaattagcctttTAGTGCCTTAACAAATATCGATGGTAAGCATGTGGAGGCTGCCACCCTTCCACAGtacgcatattgtgcaatatgcctttatgacgatcctataggacacatatgccctgacgaccctaaataacatgtgtttgtagatgagtcaagaacatcccccatgtctcgGTGCTTACGTTGGctgcaattgcgaaagcaaaagGGAATATTGACCCGTTGGCATCCatacctactgcaattaggagcttaatgtcatatcggccatatacatgcgtcccatctatcgatatcacattccggcagtgagcaaaaccatcaatacttaGTTTGACTGCCCAAAAGACAAAGTCGAAAATTCTGCCCTCTAAAAACCGCCACTGTACAACAGTGCCAGGATTAGCATGTTTTAGAGCCGCCATATACCCCGGCAATGCCTGAAAAGAGGATTCCCAAGTTTCAAAGATCGTCTCAAAAGCACGTCTACGCTCGAGAAAT is drawn from Lycium barbarum isolate Lr01 chromosome 8, ASM1917538v2, whole genome shotgun sequence and contains these coding sequences:
- the LOC132605263 gene encoding basic leucine zipper 23-like isoform X4, with product MWQIRGFLLFGAYKGLSFFWISIMDGGDLEFSNQEMLSSSSFGEIPECSSVKKLFNEILPDMHACIHTHTCNPPGPDNSHTHTCYHVHTKVVPPPAPCENDKILSDDTTAESNRGKRKRPLSNKEAVCRYREKNKARIASLEDGLVRLGAINQQLLKRLQGQAALEAGISRLKCLLVDIRGRIEGEIGSFPYQKPMEIGNFNQNLVNPNLHGAYVMNPCNLQRDDQVYNCLQPGSEELTDQGVNSCGFGLKEVPGCALGYGTPTASVSHGNKRTVV
- the LOC132605263 gene encoding basic leucine zipper 23-like isoform X3, encoding MWQIRGFLLFGAYKGLSFFWISIMDGGDLEFSNQEMLSSSSFGEIPECSSVKKLFNEILPDMHACIHTHTCNPPGPDNSHTHTCYHVHTKVVPPPAPCENDKILSDDTTAESNRGKRKRPLSNKEAVCRYREKNKARIASLEDGLVRLGAINQQLLKRLQGQAALEAGISRLKCLLVDIRGRIEGEIGSFPYQKPMEIGNFNQNLVNPNLHGAYVMNPCNLQRDDQVYNCLQPGSEELTDQGVNSCGFGLKEVPGCALGYGTPTASVSHGNKRTGGKSAAMASW
- the LOC132605263 gene encoding basic leucine zipper 23-like isoform X1, which produces MWQIRGFLLFGAYKGLSFFWISIMDGGDLEFSNQEMLSSSSFGEIPECSSVKKLFNEILPDMHACIHTHTCNPPGPDNSHTHTCYHVHTKVVPPPAPCENDKILSDDTTAESNRGKRKRPLSNKEAVCRYREKNKARIASLEDGLVRLGAINQQLLKRLQGQAALEAGISRLKCLLVDIRGRIEGEIGSFPYQKPMEIGNFNQNLVNPNLHGAYVMNPCNLQRDDQVYNCLQPGSEELTDQGVNSCGFGLKEVPGCALGYGTPTASVSHGNKRTGEIHIHLHYLFLAYYLKIGLHLNLRNLPPLTTTTTYPV
- the LOC132605263 gene encoding basic leucine zipper 23-like isoform X2, which gives rise to MDGGDLEFSNQEMLSSSSFGEIPECSSVKKLFNEILPDMHACIHTHTCNPPGPDNSHTHTCYHVHTKVVPPPAPCENDKILSDDTTAESNRGKRKRPLSNKEAVCRYREKNKARIASLEDGLVRLGAINQQLLKRLQGQAALEAGISRLKCLLVDIRGRIEGEIGSFPYQKPMEIGNFNQNLVNPNLHGAYVMNPCNLQRDDQVYNCLQPGSEELTDQGVNSCGFGLKEVPGCALGYGTPTASVSHGNKRTGEIHIHLHYLFLAYYLKIGLHLNLRNLPPLTTTTTYPV